CTGATTATTGTAGAACAAAAAGAGTAGAAACTAAATGCCAGAATTAAAAAACGTATTATTATTTATATGAGTATTAAAAACGTTTTTATCTAATTTGAAAGTAATGCATTATTTAAATTCAATGCCTATAATTAATGAGATTATAAAATTTTGGCTTTTAGAAATGCTTTTAGATTTTGATAAGCATCTTAATGTACCGGTATATGATTTCCACAAAGCCAAAATAAGAATCATTTTAATTATTATTTATATAATTAATAATGATATCTAAATAACAGTGATATATCATATTTAAAAGTAAATACTGAAAAATAACTATTTCTTAAAACATAGTATACAAATTAAGGTGGAATTATTTGAAAACAGTTGTTAAATCCCCTGGTTCTGCAACAGTAATTAATGCAATAGCAACAGGATACGGTTCTGCATTTGGTATAGGGCGATATGTAACTGCAGAAGTCAAATTAAAATCATCTAAAATAACCTGTAAATCAGATAAAGACGTGGACACGACTTTAATGGAATTATGCGTAAAAAAAGTGCTTGAGAATTTTGATGTTCACACAGGTGTTAGTGTTAAAACATATTCTGACCTTCCGGTAGCATCTGGCCTTTCAAGTAGCAGCGCCACATCAAATGCAGTCACTTTAGCCACAGTATTGGCCATATCAAAAAAATATATGCCCGAATATAAATTAGATAAATTTGAAGTATTGAATATGGCAATTGACGCTTCTCTGGATGCAGGGGTAACAATTACTGGAGCATTTGACGATGCCAGTGCTTCATTTTTCGGAGGATTGACCATAACAGACAACATGCAGAGAAAAATTTTAAAGTCACAGGATATGGAAAAGCAAAACATATTAATATATATGCCCGATAAAAAATCTATAACTGCACAATCAGACATCGGTAGAATGAAACTTCTTGCTCCTTATGTCAAACTTGCATTCCATGAAGCTTTAAAGGGAGATATTTATAAAGCTCTCACATTAAATGGACTTTTGTATTGTGCAGCGCTTGAATTTAACCCTAACATTGCCCTCGACGCTTTGAGCGCCGGCGCAGTTGCAGCCGGATTATCTGGTACAGGACCTTCATTTGTAGCTATTACAGATGATAGATTTTTAGATGCGGTTTTAAATGCATGGTGTCAGTATAAAGGCAATATAATGCATGTTGATGTTGATAATGAAGGTACAAAGGAAATTAAGTATTAATATCCCTACTTTTTTGATTGGAAGGTGAAAATAGTGGATAGGGCAGAAGCTTTAAAAATTCTTCAAGAATCC
This window of the Methanobacterium sp. genome carries:
- a CDS encoding shikimate kinase; its protein translation is MKTVVKSPGSATVINAIATGYGSAFGIGRYVTAEVKLKSSKITCKSDKDVDTTLMELCVKKVLENFDVHTGVSVKTYSDLPVASGLSSSSATSNAVTLATVLAISKKYMPEYKLDKFEVLNMAIDASLDAGVTITGAFDDASASFFGGLTITDNMQRKILKSQDMEKQNILIYMPDKKSITAQSDIGRMKLLAPYVKLAFHEALKGDIYKALTLNGLLYCAALEFNPNIALDALSAGAVAAGLSGTGPSFVAITDDRFLDAVLNAWCQYKGNIMHVDVDNEGTKEIKY